One part of the Lycium ferocissimum isolate CSIRO_LF1 chromosome 8, AGI_CSIRO_Lferr_CH_V1, whole genome shotgun sequence genome encodes these proteins:
- the LOC132067688 gene encoding ethylene-responsive transcription factor ERF034-like, giving the protein MKSPTKQDFIDENQETKFQRKIKVKISDPYATESSSDDEQEKKPKFIVHEILQEKLKMQPLNFDQFSGKLPPMVRKRKSGKFVTEIKDPFTKKRIWLGTFNTAEEASHVYQSKKLEFEEKMKMAKSVIAKKAISAKSEIGSSSSDPPLMVDSSKVKTRFSLKSEFEEKMKLAKNAEVKKATSAKAGSCSGDLSLMVDSQKSDSFKKRKSLSFDHFSEKLPPMVRKRKSGKFVTEIKDPFTKKRIWLGTFNTAEEASQVYQSKKFEFEEKLKKAKNAKVKKAISAKSELGSSSSHPPLMVDSQNLDSSNEFDEQLEKAKNEKVKEAISAKSDFGSSSSEPALMVNSQTSDSSNGVEEKDGLKSEDELWMGHWVQISEDKEVKFSMKLGVPVVDNYGFLLGEFSKLDDLSISV; this is encoded by the coding sequence ATGAAATCTCCAACGAAACAAGACTTTATagatgaaaatcaagaaaccaaatttcagagaaaaataaaagtaaaaatctcAGACCCATATGCTACAGAATCATCTTCAGATgatgaacaagaaaaaaaacccAAGTTCATTGTTCATGAGATTCTTCAAGAAAAGCTAAAAATGCAACCTTTAAATTTTGACCAGTTTTCTGGAAAATTGCCTCCTATGGTTAGAAAGAGAAAATCAGGAAAATTTGTTACTGAAATTAAAGACCCATTTACCAAGAAAAGGATTTGGTTGGGTACTTTTAATACTGCTGAAGAAGCTTCTCATGTTTATCAATCCAAGAAACTTGAGTTTGAGGAAAAAATGAAGATGGCTAAAAGTGTAATAGCGAAAAAGGCTATTTCTGCAAAATCTGAAATTGGGTCTTCTTCTAGTGATCCTCCATTAATGGTTGATTCATCAAAGGTAAAGACTCGATTTTCACTCAAAAGTGAGTTTgaggaaaaaatgaaattggCTAAAAATGCAGAAGTGAAAAAGGCTACTTCTGCAAAAGCTGGGTCTTGTTCTGGTGATTTGTCATTAATGGTTGATTCTCAGAAGTCTGATtcattcaaaaaaagaaagtctTTAAGTTTTGATCACTTTTCTGAAAAATTGCCTCCTATGGTTAGAAAGAGAAAATCAGGAAAATTTGTTACTGAAATTAAAGACCCATTTACCAAGAAAAGAATTTGGTTGGGTACTTTTAATACTGCTGAAGAAGCTTCTCAAGTTTATCAATCTAAGAAATTTGAGTTTgaggagaagttgaagaaggcCAAAAATGCAAAAGTGAAAAAGGCTATTTCTGCAAAATCTGAACTTGGTTCTTCCTCTAGTCATCCACCATTAATGGTTGATTCTCAGAATTTAGATTCATCGAATGAGTTTGATGAGCAATTGGAGAAggctaaaaatgaaaaagtcaAAGAGGCTATTTCTGCAAAATCTGATTTTGGGTCGTCTTCTAGTGAACCTGCATTAATGGTTAATTCTCAGACCTCGGATTCATCAAATGGAGTTGAGGAAAAAGATGGGCTAAAAAGTGAAGACGAACTATGGATGGGACATTGGGTGCAAATTTCAGAGGATAAAGAGGTTAAATTTTCAATGAAATTGGGGGTTCCAGTTGTTGATAATTATGGGTTTTTGTTAGGTGAATTTAGCAAATTGGATGATCTTAGTATTTCTGTTTGA